In one Fibrobacter sp. genomic region, the following are encoded:
- a CDS encoding Hsp20/alpha crystallin family protein codes for MERSGHRIRRSGFLQSEIEAAFTELIHTRWSVVEPSWNPAIDIYDIGEAFVVVADLPGISRAHVQMDIHENSVTFCGTRQTMFSVNKGQSLVTERARGRFCRTVKLPGPVDPDRAVVSFEDGVYRIELPKKRLLKSGGKR; via the coding sequence ATGGAGAGATCAGGACACAGGATCAGAAGAAGCGGTTTTCTGCAAAGCGAGATAGAGGCTGCTTTTACAGAGTTGATCCACACCCGGTGGAGTGTTGTGGAACCATCATGGAACCCGGCTATTGACATATACGATATCGGGGAAGCTTTTGTGGTGGTGGCGGATCTCCCTGGAATAAGCCGCGCGCATGTACAGATGGATATCCATGAGAATTCGGTTACTTTCTGCGGGACACGGCAGACAATGTTTTCTGTCAATAAAGGACAAAGCCTTGTGACAGAGAGGGCCAGGGGACGATTCTGCCGCACAGTCAAACTTCCCGGCCCCGTTGATCCCGACAGAGCAGTGGTCAGTTTTGAAGATGGAGTTTACAGAATAGAACTTCCCAAGAAAAGGCTCCTGAAAAGCGGGGGGAAAAGATGA
- a CDS encoding archaemetzincin family Zn-dependent metalloprotease translates to MGSKIVKSPVTLIPFKPFDEELLQWLVVELPSRIGVKVSAGPFQENPGFAFERRREQYFGDALLAFLREKQHSIRGTLLGLIDQDCYTGNLGFILGQAVLKGHEAIVATKRLRQSFYGFPENPGLLRERLLKEAMHEIGHTWGLPHCPDSHCVMHFSSSLNDTDIKEAKYCDHDR, encoded by the coding sequence ATGGGCAGCAAAATTGTCAAATCTCCGGTCACTCTTATTCCATTCAAGCCCTTTGATGAGGAACTTCTTCAATGGCTCGTGGTTGAACTTCCATCCAGAATCGGTGTGAAAGTCTCTGCAGGACCATTTCAGGAAAATCCAGGGTTTGCCTTTGAAAGACGCAGAGAGCAGTATTTCGGGGATGCTCTCCTTGCTTTCCTGAGGGAAAAGCAGCACTCAATCCGAGGAACTCTTCTGGGATTGATCGATCAAGACTGCTATACCGGCAACCTCGGTTTTATCCTCGGACAAGCTGTTCTCAAGGGCCATGAAGCTATCGTCGCCACAAAACGGCTCAGACAATCCTTCTATGGCTTTCCGGAAAACCCAGGCCTCTTAAGAGAACGACTCCTGAAGGAGGCCATGCATGAGATCGGCCACACCTGGGGACTTCCACACTGCCCCGACTCCCATTGTGTAATGCACTTCTCAAGCTCTTTAAACGACACAGATATCAAAGAGGCTAAATATTGTGACCATGACCGTTGA
- a CDS encoding T9SS type A sorting domain-containing protein — protein MGPRFFSALCLSSLLFSSPLFAAGDFSPEDYKKALWMTTRFYGAQRSGIGPNWLIMEHPNPEYRTSFTRDADGSCNLEGGWFDCGDHVLFGQTFFYSAYVLAKAYESFPTGFHDLYNGRDYSDYMQSGNWDISGGTPNGIPDLLEELKYATDWIIKATPNSSTFYSQKGNGDFDHKQWVTAGKMSTLPVEEGGEPRPITKNPNDGAMPAFASATLSVMSRIYRKYDPEYADLCLQHARYAFSYAESHKGQSTGSGGYYGSKPNPTADFVTAAAELYASTGEQQYRAAAENNKSSAGNHYYTFCYNNCDDVALYCLGTTLRDEEAMTNLKSWYVDKYKDAGTGEAGLSTLGDGWGFLRYPANQAFIAALYSKAKNTADYDQFIFNQVDYIMGSNDAENSFIVGFCSGCTKSPQWPHHRNVYLNDNNDMETLTGIPERNRQFGYLVGFTRENSRNFQEAVDKYTQTEGGIDYNAGLVGALGYIVSKTDPADTSKMGTSAISGKKKSEGRKNFKIRVVENVVTIDLKEVFEISEVAIYDFSGRMVHLKTNPGSSFTLNTSRLTPGMYLLRCKSGKNAYTAHFLVD, from the coding sequence ATGGGTCCAAGGTTCTTTTCAGCACTCTGTTTATCATCCCTCCTCTTTTCTTCCCCGCTTTTTGCTGCGGGCGATTTTTCCCCGGAAGATTACAAAAAAGCCCTCTGGATGACTACCCGCTTCTACGGTGCCCAGCGCTCCGGTATCGGACCCAACTGGCTTATCATGGAACACCCAAACCCCGAATACAGAACCAGTTTTACAAGGGATGCGGATGGATCCTGCAACCTGGAAGGGGGATGGTTTGACTGCGGCGATCATGTACTCTTCGGACAAACCTTCTTTTACTCCGCCTATGTTCTGGCTAAAGCTTATGAATCATTTCCCACCGGATTTCATGACCTCTACAATGGCCGTGATTATTCAGACTACATGCAGAGTGGAAACTGGGATATATCCGGCGGTACTCCCAATGGTATCCCGGACCTGCTTGAGGAACTGAAATACGCCACCGACTGGATAATAAAGGCTACTCCCAACTCCAGCACGTTTTATTCACAGAAGGGGAATGGAGATTTCGACCATAAGCAGTGGGTGACAGCAGGTAAAATGTCTACTCTTCCGGTAGAGGAGGGGGGAGAACCTAGGCCGATTACAAAAAATCCCAACGACGGGGCGATGCCGGCATTTGCATCTGCAACCCTTTCAGTAATGTCCAGGATTTACCGGAAGTATGACCCGGAGTACGCTGATCTCTGCCTCCAGCACGCCCGTTATGCATTCTCTTACGCAGAGTCTCACAAAGGACAGTCAACCGGATCGGGCGGCTATTATGGATCAAAGCCCAACCCGACAGCGGATTTTGTAACAGCAGCAGCAGAACTATACGCATCAACAGGTGAGCAGCAGTACCGCGCTGCAGCGGAAAACAACAAATCATCAGCAGGGAATCATTATTACACCTTCTGCTACAATAACTGTGATGATGTGGCACTTTACTGTCTGGGAACTACACTCAGGGATGAGGAAGCGATGACTAATCTTAAGTCATGGTATGTTGATAAATACAAAGATGCAGGAACCGGTGAAGCGGGACTCAGTACTCTGGGTGACGGCTGGGGATTTCTGCGATACCCTGCAAATCAGGCTTTTATTGCCGCCCTCTATTCCAAAGCTAAAAATACAGCCGATTATGATCAGTTTATCTTTAATCAGGTCGATTATATAATGGGCAGTAATGATGCCGAAAACTCCTTTATAGTTGGTTTCTGTTCCGGATGTACAAAGTCGCCTCAGTGGCCGCATCACAGAAATGTTTACCTCAATGATAATAATGACATGGAAACTCTGACCGGAATTCCTGAACGCAACCGTCAATTCGGCTACCTGGTGGGTTTCACCAGGGAAAATTCAAGAAACTTCCAGGAGGCTGTAGATAAGTATACTCAAACCGAAGGTGGAATCGACTATAATGCCGGACTCGTAGGTGCACTGGGCTATATAGTATCCAAGACTGATCCGGCGGATACAAGCAAGATGGGTACTTCAGCGATTTCGGGAAAAAAGAAGTCTGAGGGGAGAAAGAACTTCAAAATAAGAGTAGTTGAAAATGTCGTGACGATCGATCTGAAAGAGGTATTTGAAATTTCAGAGGTGGCGATTTATGATTTTTCCGGGAGAATGGTTCATTTGAAAACCAATCCTGGCAGCAGTTTCACACTGAACACTTCGAGATTGACTCCGGGAATGTATCTTCTCAGGTGTAAATCGGGTAAAAATGCGTATACTGCTCACTTTCTGGTGGATTGA